The Leptospira fletcheri genome includes a region encoding these proteins:
- a CDS encoding sensor histidine kinase, whose product MQTFPPLVKAKRILIIEDNPADSRLIDLYLQDAAGNELETSFAQTVGSGLEQLRTSFGGLDCIVLDLSLPDSFGLDGFDAIRLEFPRIPIVICSGSEDSGLATEALKAGAQDYLIKGRFDPYLLHRSILYAIERNEFLFRLNEQAATIRDSEERYRLLFENNPHAVWVYDYETLEVIDANQEVEKLYEYSWEEVRRLAISDIRISSEAKKAMEDHVHLKSGKNHPIASVHRKKNGELILVEVTSYKFRLRNREIVLAIVVDITKWKQAEESLRESIRDKEILLQEIHHRVKNNLQIMASLLNLQTNYAKNKVVIRELKDTESRIYSMSLVHNELYNSKNLAEVNLRSYVDKLLDNLWNVYGTGEKIQRKVDVGELSLEVEKAIPLGMILNEIATNSLKYAYQRKNSGTFFVSAGREGNTVKLEIGDNGQGIRNLSEVEQKETLGLQLVKILAKQLKAGLDLNTGDWGTRFALEFSLE is encoded by the coding sequence ATGCAGACGTTCCCCCCGTTGGTAAAAGCAAAGCGGATTCTCATCATCGAAGATAATCCTGCCGATTCGAGACTCATCGATCTTTATCTACAGGATGCCGCAGGGAACGAGTTGGAGACTTCTTTTGCGCAGACCGTCGGTTCCGGACTGGAGCAACTTAGAACTTCCTTCGGAGGGTTGGATTGTATCGTATTGGATCTTTCCTTGCCGGACAGCTTCGGGTTAGACGGGTTCGATGCAATCCGTTTGGAATTTCCGAGGATACCGATCGTGATTTGTTCCGGGTCCGAGGATTCCGGCCTTGCAACGGAAGCTTTGAAGGCAGGCGCTCAGGATTATCTGATCAAAGGAAGGTTCGATCCGTATCTCTTGCATAGATCGATTCTATACGCTATAGAACGGAATGAATTCCTTTTCCGTCTGAACGAACAAGCCGCGACGATCCGAGACAGCGAGGAAAGATATCGGCTTTTGTTCGAGAATAATCCGCACGCAGTATGGGTCTATGATTACGAAACACTGGAAGTCATAGATGCGAACCAAGAAGTGGAAAAATTGTACGAGTACAGCTGGGAGGAGGTTCGAAGGCTTGCTATTTCGGACATACGCATCTCTTCCGAGGCCAAAAAGGCGATGGAAGATCATGTGCACCTCAAAAGCGGAAAGAATCATCCGATCGCCTCCGTTCACAGAAAAAAGAACGGGGAGCTGATCCTAGTAGAGGTGACTTCCTATAAATTCAGATTGCGGAATCGAGAAATCGTTTTAGCCATCGTGGTGGATATCACCAAATGGAAACAGGCCGAAGAATCCTTGCGCGAATCCATTCGGGATAAGGAAATCCTTTTGCAGGAGATCCACCATAGGGTGAAGAACAATTTGCAGATCATGGCCAGCCTTCTGAATTTGCAGACGAATTACGCGAAGAACAAGGTGGTTATTCGGGAGTTGAAGGACACCGAGAGTAGGATCTACTCCATGTCCTTAGTGCATAACGAATTGTACAATTCCAAGAATCTAGCGGAAGTCAATCTGCGTTCGTACGTGGACAAGCTTTTGGACAATCTGTGGAACGTTTACGGAACAGGAGAAAAAATCCAACGCAAGGTAGACGTAGGAGAATTGAGTTTAGAGGTGGAAAAGGCGATTCCCCTCGGAATGATTCTGAACGAGATCGCGACGAATTCGCTGAAATACGCTTACCAACGGAAAAATTCCGGAACCTTTTTCGTGAGCGCGGGCCGGGAGGGAAATACCGTAAAACTGGAAATCGGGGATAACGGACAGGGGATTCGGAATTTAAGCGAGGTGGAACAAAAAGAAACCCTCGGATTGCAACTCGTGAAAATCCTAGCTAAACAACTCAAAGCGGGTTTGGATCTGAATACGGGGGATTGGGGAACCAGGTTCGCTCTGGAATTTTCGCTGGAATGA
- a CDS encoding LIC11435 family protein, whose protein sequence is MSNKPFQNTIRISLFSLAAAVWFFLPTSSFAKDSEEGAKLEWSSIPDANGYLVEIKDANGRITRQKTNATQIFMDLRPGTYEHRIGVLNRYGRVSIFSTWIPFEVILSRPPVLTSSTRNAYLAKDFPEVLEIKGRYLNEATKITLKNSNGEELPVKSVEFREPDSLVVSLDKKKIPEGSVSLRLENPRNKVTETEAFLVVAETPERLAALQRQYLPQEPSSKEPFRFDYGALARSAVLPGWGQLYQGKSKVRSFAFPILVATAGAFTYFKGQEYLHAVKDYDAARRTNIMLNSAFAQTGNVAIYPLATINYFQIPSKLGAASSAYHQVELSLGILAALYLANLADAAFFPGSRQVKIEGTDKTATWSPLLRNERDSNGFTYASANQQYLRQRMEVGVQFSW, encoded by the coding sequence ATGTCGAATAAACCGTTTCAAAATACGATCCGCATTTCCCTTTTTTCCCTTGCGGCGGCCGTCTGGTTCTTTTTACCTACGTCCTCCTTTGCCAAAGACTCGGAAGAAGGAGCCAAGTTAGAATGGAGTTCCATTCCGGACGCGAACGGTTACCTGGTAGAAATCAAGGATGCAAACGGGAGAATCACCCGGCAAAAAACCAATGCCACTCAGATTTTCATGGACCTAAGACCGGGAACGTATGAGCACAGGATCGGCGTCCTGAACCGGTACGGCCGGGTTTCCATATTTTCCACCTGGATCCCCTTCGAAGTCATCTTGTCCAGACCTCCCGTCCTGACTTCCTCCACCCGGAACGCGTACTTAGCCAAGGATTTTCCGGAAGTATTGGAGATCAAGGGAAGATACCTGAATGAAGCCACAAAAATCACTTTAAAAAATTCGAATGGAGAAGAACTTCCCGTCAAGTCCGTGGAATTCAGGGAACCGGATTCCTTGGTCGTTTCACTGGATAAAAAAAAGATCCCGGAGGGAAGCGTTTCTCTGAGACTGGAAAATCCCAGAAACAAGGTGACGGAAACGGAAGCTTTCCTAGTGGTCGCGGAAACCCCGGAACGGTTGGCTGCGTTGCAGAGGCAATACCTTCCCCAGGAACCTTCCTCAAAAGAACCCTTTCGTTTCGATTACGGTGCGCTCGCCCGGTCTGCAGTGCTACCAGGATGGGGACAATTGTACCAGGGCAAATCCAAGGTTAGATCCTTTGCCTTTCCGATCCTCGTCGCGACAGCCGGTGCGTTCACGTATTTCAAAGGCCAAGAATATCTTCACGCGGTCAAAGATTATGACGCGGCCAGAAGAACGAACATAATGCTGAACTCCGCATTTGCCCAGACCGGAAATGTGGCGATTTATCCTTTGGCAACGATCAATTACTTTCAGATCCCGTCCAAACTCGGTGCGGCCTCTTCCGCGTACCACCAAGTGGAACTCTCTCTTGGAATCCTGGCCGCTCTTTATCTCGCGAATTTAGCGGACGCCGCGTTCTTTCCGGGTTCAAGACAGGTGAAAATAGAAGGGACCGATAAAACGGCGACCTGGTCTCCTCTACTCAGAAATGAAAGAGATTCCAACGGCTTTACCTATGCCTCCGCAAACCAACAATATTTACGGCAGCGGATGGAAGTCGGAGTGCAATTCTCCTGGTAA
- a CDS encoding FecR domain-containing protein, with the protein MRYLTDGRYVVTGLLLLLLFFSSLLYLYANAGQKRGNNKIVGELKSKELKILRKLDSEVVWEELDQNDPVRYRDTIRTEEGSQAILLFKDGNNSTEIRMDERSMILIEDVDKISFVAGSLSATNSGGGSNLQISSGDTKISLGNSNVSLSKNEDQALNLEVKNGEAKVVSSNGENILKGNQAAELKGNKVEVRNLTLEQLSPSDGKNLPLKGESLSVLFTWKQEKGVKNYRLELAKDASFRSGLRKYSSNLPEVTASLPAGLYFWRVSGVNPSTEKEESSPVRSVRILPWVSPKLISPSSKEVFSYTSDIPGIRFQWTVSDPTSKFTLEVAEDPRFQQIAFKSESKSGFLKWDPKSDGNYFARLRMFSDKEGFLEESSPIVSFSIRKVTETEPPRLHRPLAGEEIGLRIFKSGNSFFSWSSGREFKSYTLEIASDSQFHKTLFSQSTSTNFLKPNFDWQEGVYYWRVKGNQEGSNARESISQSFLLKQLDSVKLTYPKDGTQSGHPSDGRMTLRWDRPDPSGLYRVEVSRDSSFQSKISESTVRSGSVSVLLPAPGDFYWRVSLVSPNGESLVSSPAASFKTSDSAPFVSPTYPRERDKIDLEEKESLAFYWETQGKTDGYVLELLESKGKNWKSVFKKEIQGETYEFRELYRLKEGKYQWRLSAKYKDESGNVRVTLPVSREFAVVVSASFKAPDILTPKAIYVE; encoded by the coding sequence ATGAGATACTTGACTGACGGACGATACGTAGTCACCGGCTTACTCCTCCTGCTGCTGTTCTTTTCCTCCTTATTGTATCTTTATGCAAACGCGGGACAAAAACGGGGAAACAATAAGATCGTCGGCGAATTGAAATCCAAGGAGCTGAAGATCCTCCGAAAACTGGATTCCGAAGTGGTTTGGGAAGAGCTAGACCAAAACGACCCAGTAAGATACAGGGACACCATTCGTACGGAAGAAGGATCCCAGGCCATCCTATTGTTTAAGGATGGAAACAACTCTACGGAAATAAGAATGGACGAACGAAGCATGATCCTGATCGAGGATGTCGACAAAATCAGCTTCGTGGCAGGTTCCTTGTCGGCAACGAACAGCGGAGGCGGAAGTAACCTACAGATCAGCTCCGGAGACACCAAGATCTCCCTTGGGAACTCGAACGTAAGTCTTTCCAAAAACGAGGACCAGGCCCTGAACTTGGAAGTCAAAAACGGGGAGGCGAAAGTCGTCTCCTCGAACGGAGAAAACATCCTAAAAGGAAACCAAGCCGCGGAATTAAAGGGGAACAAGGTGGAAGTTCGAAACTTGACTTTAGAACAGTTAAGTCCGAGCGACGGAAAGAATCTTCCTCTGAAAGGAGAGTCCCTTTCCGTACTCTTTACTTGGAAGCAGGAAAAAGGAGTCAAGAACTACAGATTGGAATTGGCCAAGGATGCCTCCTTCCGATCCGGTTTACGGAAATATTCCTCCAATCTTCCGGAAGTAACCGCAAGTCTTCCGGCAGGACTCTATTTTTGGAGGGTCTCTGGCGTGAACCCGAGTACGGAGAAAGAGGAATCCAGCCCTGTCCGCTCCGTTCGAATTCTCCCCTGGGTCAGTCCCAAATTGATCTCTCCTTCTTCCAAAGAAGTGTTTTCCTATACCTCCGACATTCCCGGAATCCGGTTCCAATGGACCGTCTCCGATCCCACTTCCAAATTCACGTTAGAAGTCGCGGAAGATCCTAGATTCCAACAGATCGCTTTCAAATCAGAATCGAAATCAGGTTTTTTAAAGTGGGACCCTAAGTCGGACGGCAATTATTTCGCTAGGCTCCGGATGTTTTCCGATAAGGAAGGATTTTTGGAGGAAAGTTCCCCTATCGTTTCCTTTTCCATTCGCAAAGTCACAGAGACGGAACCGCCTAGACTTCATAGACCGCTTGCCGGAGAGGAAATCGGCCTTCGTATTTTTAAATCCGGGAATTCCTTTTTCAGCTGGTCTTCCGGCAGAGAATTCAAGTCTTACACGCTGGAAATCGCATCTGATTCACAATTTCATAAAACCCTTTTTTCTCAATCCACTTCCACGAATTTCCTAAAACCGAATTTCGACTGGCAGGAAGGCGTATATTATTGGAGGGTCAAAGGGAATCAGGAAGGGAGCAACGCTCGGGAGTCCATTTCCCAATCCTTCCTGCTGAAACAATTGGATTCCGTAAAACTTACTTATCCGAAAGACGGAACCCAATCCGGCCATCCATCGGACGGACGAATGACCTTACGCTGGGATCGACCGGATCCGAGTGGACTCTATCGGGTGGAAGTTTCCCGAGATTCCTCTTTCCAATCCAAAATATCCGAGTCCACCGTACGATCCGGCTCCGTTTCCGTACTGTTACCCGCTCCCGGCGATTTTTATTGGCGGGTCTCTCTCGTTTCTCCGAATGGAGAATCGCTCGTATCCAGTCCGGCAGCTTCTTTTAAAACCTCGGACTCCGCCCCTTTCGTATCTCCGACCTATCCGAGAGAGCGTGACAAAATCGATTTAGAGGAGAAAGAAAGCCTGGCGTTCTATTGGGAAACGCAAGGAAAAACGGACGGTTACGTATTGGAACTCCTGGAATCCAAAGGAAAAAACTGGAAATCGGTGTTTAAAAAGGAAATTCAGGGAGAAACCTATGAATTTCGGGAGTTGTACAGATTAAAGGAAGGAAAATACCAGTGGAGACTGAGTGCAAAATACAAGGATGAATCCGGGAATGTACGCGTCACCCTTCCGGTCTCCCGGGAATTCGCGGTAGTCGTTTCGGCCAGCTTTAAGGCTCCCGATATATTGACTCCGAAGGCAATTTATGTCGAATAA
- a CDS encoding adenylate/guanylate cyclase domain-containing protein, with product MGSSIKYIPFGAGGSVAFWEQSPSESSLSEETLFSWAERGIRSVVCVFSENGSPLITALEETLHREDWKLFALEIPPGPETNESVFFSTWKLLHSSGRDNLLFLVPEEWNERWEVLLSKMVLSTHPNLQDGELGSWFPSLSGDSEFRFLNDYRNFLSRKKPPRDIPEIRRGEFSLFLRELPLSVKEINLGKVIQDQVPEKRIPQILSNGKQNENRKEEKGEVEKPKQETPTPSLPKTDSSEPKDEKSSEETLPPPTQTVPAKTPESVAPKEPPAPSTEQTRARFPLQLKLMGVISLLLTLTVSTVILYASSEFKKNYEIRVLETNFSLVNILGIKVKSDLKDIRDKGKSLTEKLLDPRGPGAYADLFFRNEPDFLLVGIYKVQGANLKKEIVLYNDSYLEGISATREELDSAIREKENTLLKALNSEGRIDNLTADFKEPAFSIAVADSSKSRILVYVLRSERLLSAFQKQDINVPFLVNGNGDLIAHYDPQLLASQTNLADLPIFETMLSAVREDSQQTRYQDGLGTKYYGSFQKVGFGGAGVIVTVPEEKVFEMVYRIQTKNLLIMAIALCAALIVVFFLARNITIPLLSLLKATVEIAKGNFKIDIKSTTRDEVGLLTDYFVNMGKGLEEREKVKDALGRFVNKEIAEMVLNQELTLGGERKMCAIFFSDIRSFTAISEKLQPEEVVEFLNEYMTEMVRCVNETHGIVDKFIGDAIMATWGALKSSGEKDAENGVNGALLMRKALQRFNQGRGGDKKPVIRIGCGLNYGPVIAGQIGSEERLEYTVIGDAVNLASRVEALNKPFGTDILITQDLYNFVKDVFSVEKMQSIKVKGKTEPQVIYAVLGRKDDPEAPASVADLRKLLGIEFDAKKAGKSGDPEEEVKYEILD from the coding sequence ATGGGATCTTCGATCAAATACATTCCATTTGGAGCCGGGGGTTCGGTGGCCTTTTGGGAACAATCCCCTTCCGAATCTTCCCTATCGGAAGAGACCCTTTTCTCTTGGGCGGAACGCGGCATCCGATCCGTGGTCTGTGTCTTTTCGGAAAACGGTTCTCCCCTGATCACTGCGCTGGAAGAAACCTTGCACAGGGAAGACTGGAAACTCTTTGCCTTAGAAATCCCCCCCGGACCGGAAACGAACGAATCCGTTTTCTTCTCGACCTGGAAACTCCTCCATTCCTCCGGAAGAGACAACCTTCTCTTTTTGGTTCCGGAAGAATGGAACGAAAGATGGGAAGTGCTTCTTTCGAAAATGGTTCTCTCCACCCACCCGAATCTGCAGGACGGGGAATTGGGTTCCTGGTTTCCGTCTCTGTCAGGAGATTCAGAATTCAGATTCCTGAACGATTATAGAAATTTTCTCTCCCGGAAAAAACCTCCCCGCGACATTCCCGAAATCCGCCGAGGAGAATTCTCCCTTTTTTTACGGGAACTTCCTCTGTCCGTAAAGGAGATCAATCTGGGAAAAGTGATTCAGGACCAAGTTCCGGAAAAGCGGATTCCGCAGATCCTATCCAACGGCAAACAGAACGAAAATCGCAAGGAGGAAAAAGGGGAAGTAGAAAAACCGAAACAAGAAACTCCGACGCCGTCCCTCCCGAAAACGGACTCCTCCGAACCGAAAGACGAAAAGAGCTCGGAAGAAACACTTCCCCCGCCGACTCAGACGGTTCCCGCAAAAACTCCGGAATCCGTCGCTCCGAAAGAACCTCCCGCTCCATCCACGGAACAGACTCGAGCAAGGTTCCCTCTGCAATTGAAATTGATGGGAGTGATTTCCCTACTATTAACGCTCACCGTTTCTACGGTCATCCTTTATGCATCGAGCGAATTCAAAAAGAATTATGAGATCCGGGTATTGGAGACGAATTTTTCCCTCGTAAATATTTTAGGCATCAAAGTGAAGTCCGATCTCAAGGACATACGGGACAAAGGAAAATCCCTGACGGAAAAATTGTTGGACCCTCGCGGCCCTGGCGCGTACGCGGACCTATTCTTCCGGAACGAACCCGACTTTTTACTCGTGGGAATCTATAAAGTCCAGGGCGCAAACCTGAAAAAGGAAATCGTTCTGTACAACGATTCCTATCTGGAGGGAATCTCCGCTACCCGGGAAGAGTTGGACTCCGCAATCCGTGAAAAAGAAAACACCCTCTTAAAGGCGCTCAACTCCGAGGGACGCATCGATAATCTTACGGCGGATTTTAAAGAACCGGCTTTCTCCATAGCGGTAGCGGACTCCTCCAAGAGCCGCATCCTGGTATACGTTCTGCGGTCGGAAAGATTATTAAGCGCATTCCAAAAACAAGATATTAATGTCCCCTTCTTGGTCAACGGGAACGGGGATCTGATAGCCCATTACGACCCGCAACTCCTGGCCTCCCAGACGAATCTGGCGGACCTTCCCATATTCGAAACCATGCTTTCCGCGGTTCGGGAAGACAGTCAGCAGACCAGATACCAGGACGGTCTCGGCACGAAATATTACGGGTCCTTCCAGAAAGTAGGTTTCGGAGGCGCTGGAGTGATCGTCACCGTTCCAGAGGAGAAAGTCTTCGAAATGGTGTATAGGATCCAGACCAAGAACCTTCTCATCATGGCGATCGCTCTCTGTGCGGCTCTGATCGTAGTCTTTTTTCTGGCCAGGAACATTACGATTCCTTTATTATCCCTTCTCAAAGCGACGGTGGAAATCGCCAAAGGGAACTTCAAGATCGATATCAAGTCCACTACCAGGGACGAAGTCGGACTTTTGACCGACTACTTCGTGAACATGGGTAAGGGTTTGGAGGAAAGGGAGAAGGTCAAGGACGCTCTAGGTCGTTTCGTCAACAAGGAGATCGCCGAAATGGTCCTGAACCAGGAGTTGACCCTGGGCGGGGAGCGGAAGATGTGCGCGATCTTTTTTTCCGATATCCGCTCCTTTACTGCGATTTCCGAAAAACTCCAACCGGAAGAGGTGGTGGAATTCCTGAACGAATACATGACCGAAATGGTTCGTTGCGTCAACGAAACCCACGGAATCGTGGATAAGTTCATCGGAGACGCCATCATGGCCACTTGGGGAGCTCTGAAATCCTCGGGAGAAAAGGACGCCGAAAACGGAGTGAACGGAGCCTTGTTGATGCGGAAGGCGCTGCAAAGGTTCAACCAGGGGAGAGGTGGGGACAAGAAGCCGGTGATTCGGATCGGTTGCGGCCTGAATTACGGTCCCGTCATCGCGGGACAGATCGGTTCGGAAGAAAGATTGGAATACACTGTCATCGGAGACGCAGTGAACCTGGCTTCCCGAGTGGAAGCGTTGAACAAACCCTTCGGAACAGACATACTCATTACGCAGGACCTTTATAATTTCGTAAAAGACGTATTCTCCGTCGAAAAGATGCAGTCCATCAAAGTGAAGGGAAAAACGGAGCCCCAGGTGATCTACGCCGTTCTGGGAAGAAAGGACGATCCGGAGGCCCCGGCTTCCGTGGCGGATTTGCGCAAACTCCTCGGGATAGAGTTCGACGCCAAAAAAGCGGGCAAGAGCGGGGATCCGGAAGAGGAAGTGAAGTATGAGATACTTGACTGA
- a CDS encoding response regulator, with protein MTAIAKKTFDILLVEDNPADVRLTLEALGEMPREKNLIVAKDGEEAIEYVKGTGIFSGSSKPDLILLDLNLPKKNGFEVLRELKTDPVLRRIPVVVLTTSNSERDILATFSLHANSYIQKPVEFGNFVDAMRSLRVYWFETSSLPPK; from the coding sequence ATGACCGCGATCGCAAAGAAAACGTTCGATATCCTTCTCGTGGAGGACAACCCCGCCGACGTTCGACTTACGTTGGAGGCCTTAGGGGAGATGCCTAGGGAAAAGAATCTGATCGTAGCCAAGGACGGGGAAGAAGCGATCGAATACGTCAAAGGAACGGGGATTTTTTCGGGGAGTTCCAAACCCGATTTGATTTTACTCGATTTGAATCTCCCGAAAAAGAACGGATTCGAAGTGCTTCGGGAACTGAAGACGGATCCGGTTCTTCGCAGGATACCTGTGGTCGTGCTTACCACTTCCAATTCGGAAAGGGATATTCTTGCCACCTTCAGTCTGCACGCGAATTCGTACATCCAAAAACCGGTAGAGTTCGGAAACTTCGTGGATGCGATGCGCTCTCTTAGAGTGTATTGGTTCGAAACTTCCAGCTTGCCGCCCAAATGA
- a CDS encoding PAS domain S-box protein, with the protein MGILHETFSPLPVIPVPGGECYKSRLEYILNSEALILFSTDRYGRIDFLEGEGLAQTGFQSEDLVGISIQELDWTATVRSGNGGLRIFSPTQILKSVLLGEEVEAEAKFSGRIFRSRFSPLRYEDGEIQGMIGLSLDITEAKKSELAFAQSSRDFRTAIEGLPIVVFSFNPVAVVTFAEGGGLKRLGLLTEDLVGKNIFERSEGDPESMEAIRASLKGEESRYTLRIKGRSFETRLYPRFDEKGRITQVLGVSNEITIREAFEKRIAESESNYRNLFEHNSQIMFLFEYNSFAILKANGVAKSAYGYDGEEFLEKSLLDLMPPEHSLQLGDRIRGTGSGPNFIPEVRHLKKNGEAFYMDITATRFEFNGKDCVLVAGAEVTQRVRTEKEKRFNLAILSQISDAVIALDSERRIIYYNKPAEEMYEIEWGENPIGKHYSELFQRDWMSEENQKAVMEEYERYGQASAEVIHILRSGKRVRIDCNLKKTKDENGNDIGSVMVIRDITDKVRARESLEKAINDLETTNQELEQFAYVASHDLQEPLRTIASYLRLLERRCSSHLPEEGKEFIQITVDAVKRQQNLIESLLKYSRFGAKIEVWEKIQIENLLKGVVDDLFTGLNAADVDFRLESEMPIIQGGPEQIRQLFLNLITNAVKFRSKERRPVISVSARESGEEWEFKVADNGIGMDPKYFDKIFIIFQKLHSLGEYPGTGIGLSVCKRIVENHAGRIWVVSDTGRGSEFFFTIPKRRSE; encoded by the coding sequence ATGGGAATTTTACACGAAACATTTTCACCTCTTCCCGTGATTCCGGTTCCTGGTGGGGAATGCTATAAATCCAGATTAGAATATATTTTAAATTCCGAGGCTTTGATTCTTTTTTCCACAGATCGGTATGGTCGGATCGATTTTTTAGAAGGAGAGGGATTGGCCCAGACCGGATTCCAAAGCGAGGACCTGGTCGGAATTTCTATCCAAGAATTGGATTGGACCGCAACCGTTCGTTCCGGAAACGGGGGCTTGAGAATCTTCAGTCCGACTCAAATTTTAAAGTCCGTTCTGCTCGGAGAAGAAGTAGAAGCGGAGGCAAAATTTTCCGGTAGAATTTTTCGGAGCAGATTTTCTCCCCTTCGTTACGAGGACGGAGAAATCCAAGGGATGATCGGACTCAGTCTGGACATTACGGAAGCAAAAAAATCCGAACTGGCCTTTGCACAATCCTCCCGGGATTTTCGAACCGCTATCGAAGGCCTGCCCATCGTCGTTTTCTCCTTCAATCCGGTTGCCGTGGTCACATTTGCGGAAGGAGGAGGTTTAAAGCGTCTCGGACTCCTAACGGAGGATTTGGTCGGAAAGAATATCTTCGAAAGAAGCGAGGGAGACCCGGAGAGTATGGAGGCGATTCGAGCCTCTTTAAAGGGAGAAGAATCTCGGTACACTCTCCGGATCAAAGGCCGTTCGTTCGAGACGAGGCTTTATCCCAGGTTCGATGAAAAGGGGAGAATTACACAAGTCTTGGGTGTATCGAACGAAATCACGATCCGAGAAGCTTTCGAAAAAAGGATCGCGGAAAGCGAATCAAATTATCGTAATTTATTCGAACATAATTCGCAGATCATGTTCCTATTCGAGTACAATTCCTTCGCCATTCTAAAGGCGAACGGAGTCGCAAAATCCGCGTACGGGTACGACGGAGAGGAGTTTTTGGAGAAGTCTCTCTTGGATCTGATGCCTCCGGAACACTCCCTACAGCTCGGAGACAGGATTCGTGGAACCGGATCGGGACCGAATTTCATTCCCGAAGTCCGTCACCTGAAAAAGAACGGGGAAGCGTTTTATATGGATATTACGGCGACTCGTTTCGAATTTAACGGTAAGGATTGCGTTTTGGTCGCGGGTGCCGAGGTGACGCAGAGAGTTCGGACGGAGAAGGAAAAAAGATTCAACCTTGCCATCTTATCCCAAATCAGCGACGCAGTGATCGCGTTGGATTCGGAGCGCAGGATCATCTACTACAACAAGCCTGCGGAAGAGATGTACGAGATCGAGTGGGGGGAAAATCCGATCGGAAAGCATTATTCCGAATTGTTTCAGCGGGATTGGATGTCGGAAGAGAATCAAAAAGCCGTTATGGAGGAATACGAAAGGTACGGACAGGCAAGCGCAGAGGTCATTCATATCCTTCGTTCCGGAAAAAGGGTCCGAATCGACTGCAATCTTAAAAAAACCAAGGATGAGAACGGAAATGATATCGGATCCGTCATGGTGATCCGGGATATTACGGACAAAGTGCGGGCTCGCGAATCCCTAGAAAAGGCGATCAACGATCTGGAGACCACGAACCAGGAATTGGAGCAATTCGCATACGTAGCTTCCCACGATCTTCAGGAACCCTTACGCACGATCGCTAGTTATTTGCGACTTTTGGAACGGAGATGTTCTTCCCATTTGCCGGAAGAGGGCAAGGAATTCATCCAGATCACGGTTGATGCGGTAAAACGCCAGCAAAATCTGATAGAGTCTCTTCTAAAGTATTCCCGGTTCGGAGCGAAAATCGAAGTCTGGGAAAAAATTCAAATAGAGAATCTCCTAAAAGGCGTGGTGGACGATCTATTCACGGGTCTGAACGCTGCGGACGTGGATTTTCGTCTGGAAAGCGAAATGCCGATCATCCAAGGAGGACCGGAACAGATTCGCCAGCTCTTCCTGAATCTGATTACCAATGCAGTAAAATTCAGAAGCAAGGAACGAAGGCCCGTCATTTCAGTTTCGGCTCGGGAAAGCGGAGAGGAATGGGAATTTAAGGTGGCCGATAACGGTATCGGAATGGATCCGAAGTACTTCGATAAAATATTTATTATATTTCAAAAATTGCATTCTTTGGGGGAATATCCCGGAACCGGAATCGGCCTTTCCGTCTGCAAAAGGATCGTAGAGAACCATGCCGGAAGGATCTGGGTGGTCTCCGATACGGGGCGGGGCTCCGAGTTTTTCTTCACGATTCCTAAACGGAGAAGCGAATGA
- a CDS encoding peptidylprolyl isomerase, translating to MALAKFITNRGTFSVMLDTEKAPVTAGNFIELAQKGFYNGLVFHRVIQNFMIQGGCPNGTGTGGPGYKIKDEFHPDLKNKKFTISMANAGPNTGGSQFFINVRDNLYLDNRHAVFGQVSEGEDVVLQISETETGPGDRPVQPVVITSLEIV from the coding sequence ATGGCTCTTGCAAAGTTTATCACAAATCGCGGAACTTTTTCCGTTATGTTAGATACCGAAAAGGCACCTGTTACGGCCGGAAACTTTATAGAACTTGCTCAAAAAGGATTTTATAACGGCTTGGTCTTTCACCGGGTGATCCAGAATTTTATGATCCAAGGTGGTTGTCCAAATGGAACGGGAACCGGTGGACCAGGTTATAAAATCAAAGACGAATTCCATCCGGACCTGAAAAACAAAAAGTTCACAATTTCCATGGCAAATGCAGGACCGAACACGGGAGGATCTCAGTTTTTCATCAATGTTCGAGACAATCTGTATCTGGACAATCGGCATGCGGTCTTTGGCCAAGTTTCGGAAGGGGAAGATGTGGTGCTGCAAATTTCGGAAACGGAAACCGGTCCGGGAGATCGTCCTGTGCAACCAGTGGTGATTACCTCTTTGGAAATCGTTTGA